In Acropora palmata chromosome 7, jaAcrPala1.3, whole genome shotgun sequence, one genomic interval encodes:
- the LOC141887042 gene encoding uncharacterized protein LOC141887042 isoform X1, which yields MATMTVPSSSTRPPVSTFSSNRSTSMYSTTTIVSTASSLVSSHLPLTTTTTRTRRPTGGHSTRQYLAQLAQSNIADGTQLAPLRIDVDSDDNLSDLLDSPLDETTVQVANNTGKLQP from the exons ATGGCCACAATGACAGTTCCTTCCTCCTCAACTCGTCCTCCTGTTTCCACCTTTTCATCCAACCGTTCAACATCTATGTACTCAACTACAACAATAGTGAGTACAGCATCATCACTGGTATCCTCACATCTTCCTCTtaccacaacaacaacaaggacTCGTCGTCCAACAGGTGGCC ATTCGACCAGACAATACCTTGCACAATTGGCACAAAGTAACATCGCAGATG GTACTCAACTTGCACCTCTGAGGATTGATGTTGACAGCGATGATA ACTTATCCGACCTGCTGGATAGCCCATTGGATGAGACCACTGTACAGGTTGCAAACAATACAGGTAAGCTACAGCCataa
- the LOC141887160 gene encoding uncharacterized protein LOC141887160, whose translation MMMMMMMPMNPHDNDVFESSSKEHEREKNDMLYSGSPITSSSSVVLLLSFVLKHKLTREAFSDLLAVVEAHCPRPNNCRTTVKKLFQFVSEAKGDIVKHFYCSYCNAYYGRGDNPTQVNRTCNICDQGIPTDGRFFIEVPIVRQLQKFFTDPEFVNSLQYRFQRVKRADKNIEDVYDGSLYRSKCGPGGFLSEKYNLSVKLNTDGVAIFRSSQFGVWPLFLLINELPPSLRRKNKYQVFAGLWFGDEKPFFFNIFQAFCRHVAGN comes from the exons atgatgatgatgatgatgatgccgATGAACCCACATGATAATGATGTCTTTGAATCTTCTTCGAAAGAGcacgaaagagaaaagaatgacATGCTTTATTCGGGTTCGCCTATTACGAGCAGTTCAAGTGTCGTGTTGTTGTTATCGTTTGTGTTGAAGCATAAGCTCACTCGTGAAGCATTTAGTGATTTACTTGCTGTAGTTGAAGCTCACTGCCCCCGACCAAATAACTGTAGAACGACggttaaaaaattgtttcagtttgtAAGCGAAGCCAAAGGCGACATTGTTAAACACTTCTACTGTAGTTACTGCAACGCGTATTATGGCAGAGGTGATAATCCTACCCAAGTAAACAGGACCTGCAACATTTGTGATCAAGGCATTCCGACAGATGGTAGATTCTTCATTGAAGTACCTATTGTAAGACAGTTGCAAAAGTTTTTCACTG acCCAGAATTTGTCAACAGCCTACAGTACAGGTTTCAAAGAGTAAAGAGGGCTGACAAAAACATTGAAGATGTTTATGATGGCTCTCTTTATAGAAGCAAATGCGGCCCAGGTGGATTCTTATCAGAGAAATATAATCTCTCTGTAAAGCTTAACACAGATGGCGTAGCTATATTTCGGTCATCACAGTTTGGAGTTTggcctctctttcttcttatCAATGAGTTGCCACCATCATTAAG GAGGAAAAACAAGTACCAGGTGTTTGCTGGTCTGTGGTTTGGAGatgaaaaacctttttttttcaacatttttcaagccttttGTCGACACGTTGCAGGAAACTGA
- the LOC141887042 gene encoding uncharacterized protein LOC141887042 isoform X2 codes for MATMTVPSSSTRPPVSTFSSNRSTSMYSTTTIVSTASSLVSSHLPLTTTTTRTRRPTDSTRQYLAQLAQSNIADGTQLAPLRIDVDSDDNLSDLLDSPLDETTVQVANNTGKLQP; via the exons ATGGCCACAATGACAGTTCCTTCCTCCTCAACTCGTCCTCCTGTTTCCACCTTTTCATCCAACCGTTCAACATCTATGTACTCAACTACAACAATAGTGAGTACAGCATCATCACTGGTATCCTCACATCTTCCTCTtaccacaacaacaacaaggacTCGTCGTCCAACAG ATTCGACCAGACAATACCTTGCACAATTGGCACAAAGTAACATCGCAGATG GTACTCAACTTGCACCTCTGAGGATTGATGTTGACAGCGATGATA ACTTATCCGACCTGCTGGATAGCCCATTGGATGAGACCACTGTACAGGTTGCAAACAATACAGGTAAGCTACAGCCataa